In Afipia sp. GAS231, a single window of DNA contains:
- a CDS encoding phasin, translating to MTTSTDPFSASIIPFEVPEQMRAFAEKGVSQARDNYAKFKDAAETHNGTIEAVFTTASKGASEYSAKLVEFFKANTSTSLDFAQELFGVKTPAAAMELWTSHAKKQFETLAAQAKELTELGQKVATETVEPIKASASKLYKPAA from the coding sequence GTGACCACTTCCACCGATCCGTTCTCCGCCTCCATCATTCCCTTCGAAGTCCCCGAGCAGATGCGCGCGTTCGCCGAAAAGGGCGTTTCGCAGGCCCGCGACAACTACGCCAAGTTCAAGGATGCCGCCGAGACCCATAACGGCACCATCGAGGCGGTATTCACCACCGCCAGCAAGGGTGCCAGCGAGTACTCGGCCAAGTTGGTCGAGTTCTTCAAGGCCAACACCTCGACCTCGCTCGATTTCGCCCAGGAACTGTTCGGCGTGAAGACCCCGGCCGCCGCGATGGAGCTGTGGACCTCGCACGCCAAGAAGCAGTTCGAGACGCTCGCAGCCCAGGCCAAGGAGCTCACCGAGCTCGGCCAGAAGGTCGCCACCGAGACCGTCGAGCCGATCAAGGCCTCGGCCTCGAAGCTCTACAAGCCGGCCGCCTGA
- a CDS encoding phasin family protein produces MSDDRFEISKDMRAMAEASFDQARKTLEKFVASAQTAAGSIEERGATVRAGAKDIGAKAVAYAEQNVQASLEYAQSLLKAKDLTEVMRLHSEYVQGQMRSLAQQASEMGQIVSKAAMDAATPKT; encoded by the coding sequence ATGAGCGACGATCGTTTCGAGATTTCGAAGGACATGCGAGCGATGGCGGAAGCGAGCTTCGATCAGGCCCGCAAGACGCTGGAGAAATTCGTGGCCTCCGCGCAGACGGCCGCAGGCTCGATCGAGGAGCGCGGCGCCACGGTTCGCGCCGGCGCCAAGGACATCGGCGCCAAGGCGGTCGCCTATGCCGAACAGAACGTGCAGGCCTCGCTCGAATATGCGCAGTCGCTGCTGAAGGCCAAGGATTTGACCGAGGTGATGCGTCTGCACAGCGAATATGTGCAGGGCCAGATGCGGTCGCTGGCGCAGCAGGCCAGCGAAATGGGCCAGATCGTCAGCAAGGCCGCGATGGACGCGGCGACGCCCAAAACCTGA